DNA from Spirosoma oryzicola:
AGTACCAGGCTTCACAACAGCCGGACAACGCACCAGTAAAGGTACCCGCATCGATTCTTCGTACATGTGTCGCTTATCAATCAGACCGCGTTCGCCGAAGCTGAATCCATTGTCGCCCATATAAACTACCATCGTCGTTTCGGCTAGGCCGTTATCTTCCAGCCATTTTAGAATTCGCCCTACGCTGTCATCGACACCCATGAGCGTTTCGCAATACTGACGATAAAAGTCGTTGAAGCTAATCGAGCCGTGATACAGATAATCGACGCCATGCCAGCTGTAACGTTGTTGCTTGACCCAGTTCGGCATATCCGCCATGTTAACCTTTAGCGACTTGCCTTCTGGAACTACCGATGGCTTCGGACCCCAAATTTTACTGGTATCCGAAGCCGTCAGGTACATCGTTTGTGGGTAATTGATGGACACATTACGATACATACCCCGATGTCGTTTGGCTGGCTGAAACTCTGAATGAACCGCTTTGTGCGATAAGTACATACAAAACGGTTTGTCTTTGTGAAGCGAGTTCAGCCATTTTAACGCATAGTCCGTTAGTAGATCCGAGGTATAGCTACTGTCACCGTGAGCAACCTGTTTGCCATTAATGTTGAACGTCGGGTTGTAGTAGACGCCCTGGCCTTTGAAGCTAAGCCAGTAGTCAAATCCGGGTTGAGGAGCGTCGTCGGTGTTGCCCATGTGCCACTTACCCAAAAATGCGGTCTTGTACCCGGCTCGCTGGAGATACTGAGGAAAGAATTTTAGACCGGGTGTCAACGGGGCGAAATTATCGACCACTTTATGCGTGTGAGCGTACTGTCCGGTTAGTATACTAGCACGACTCGGTGAGCAAAGAGCGGTACTGACAAAGGCATTACGCACGTGAGCGCCTTCGTTAGCAAGTCGGTCGAGGTTGGGCGTTTTTAGACCGGCTACTTTGCCAGTAAAGCCCATGAAGTCATACCGATGATCGTCGGCCAGAATGTAAATGATGTTTTTAGGCTTATTCGCACTCGGTTTACCCGGTGGCTGAAGCTGGGGTCGGAACGCGAACAGAAGTCCAGCCAACAGTACAGAAAGGATGCTGTAGTGAAAAAATCTCTTCATAAATCGCACAGAACGTTCGGGATGGTTTCTCGTCTAAAAGTTAAGCGTACCACAAAGAAGACCTACTCAACAGCTAGTCAAATAAGGCACGGTATTCGAATGGGTAACTACCTGAAGCAAGCCAAAGATAAAAGTAATGTCTACCTTTATGCCATCTACGTTTTGACCATTGATGTGATTAAATGCGTCATCACAGAAATAGCCAGTACGGTATGCTTAAGCGGTAATAAGTAAAGGTTTTGGCCACGCCTGTGTTTCTCGCATTATACAAGACTTGGGACCATACTCGACTAGATCTGGAAGAGGAAATGTTCGAGAACAAAACAAAGATGTAGTCTTAACGCAAATTAAGGCCTAAAACGAGCCGCTCAACCTGGTGCCAACAGTGAGCTACAATCAACCAACATCGTTTGCATGAAAATCCTTTTAGTTGAAGACGAAGAGCGGTTGGCCTCTTTTATCCGGAAAGGTATGTCGGCCGAGGGTTACGAAGTCGAGATTGCCTATGATGGCCGAATTGGACTGTCCCTATTTCGCGGAGATGAGTACGGGATCATTATACTGGATGTCAATCTGCCGCACATAAACGGTATTGAGCTATGTCGAATGATCCGCTCGGAAAATGAAGCCGTACCCGTGCTGATGCTAACCGCGCTGGATAGTCTGGCTGATAAATCAGATGGGTTCAACGCCGGAGCAGACGACTACTTAGCCAAACCATTTGAATTTCAGGAACTGCTTTTACGGGTCAGAGCGTTGACGCGCCGGAATGGTACCAAGCAGAAGCAGGTACTTCGACTGGCCGATCTGGAATTGAATCTGGATACCCAAACCGCAACGCGGGCTGGTGAACGTCTCGATTTGACTACCAGGGAATACGCTTTGTTGGAATACCTGATGCTCAACAAAGGAAAAATTGTTTCGCGGATTGATATCAGTGAGCAGGTCTGGAACCTGAATTTTGACAGCAGTACCAACGTTATTGATGTATATGTGAGCTATCTGAGAAAGAAAATCGACAAAGGATTCTCGCCCAAACTGTTACACACCATTGTAGGAATGGGGTACGTGCTTCGTGAGGGTTAACCAGTACTAATAGGGCAGTCGTAGCTTTTCGCGTAGTTATCAATCGGCCTACTTGCCAATAGCATTTCATGCTTATCCGAAACCGTTTAACGATTATTTTTACCTTGCTGGCGATGGCTATCCAAATCACGC
Protein-coding regions in this window:
- a CDS encoding response regulator transcription factor encodes the protein MKILLVEDEERLASFIRKGMSAEGYEVEIAYDGRIGLSLFRGDEYGIIILDVNLPHINGIELCRMIRSENEAVPVLMLTALDSLADKSDGFNAGADDYLAKPFEFQELLLRVRALTRRNGTKQKQVLRLADLELNLDTQTATRAGERLDLTTREYALLEYLMLNKGKIVSRIDISEQVWNLNFDSSTNVIDVYVSYLRKKIDKGFSPKLLHTIVGMGYVLREG